Proteins encoded together in one Oreochromis aureus strain Israel breed Guangdong linkage group 23, ZZ_aureus, whole genome shotgun sequence window:
- the si:ch211-207l14.1 gene encoding putative RING-H2 finger protein ATL71: MQRYRGGEQQSKVGEEEVEDDESEGGRLKSRSSPELPAAVKSGRRASLPCPSTLSAMQLSRLHSSTQAPVTARVLLRRSSSRRLLPSPMEAAVPTSERRQSLIPTIPEVVPSERRGQFRRRNVMSLSDAYSVCLICHNDLNNGAGGTRELQCTHTFHKECIEEWLWRKQCCPTCHVQVSMPQPSYWSSSRVIIP, from the exons ATGCAGCGGTACCGGGGAGGGGAACAGCAGAGTAAAGTAGGAGAGGAAGAAGTTGAAGATGACGAGTCAGAGGGAGGAAGACTTAAAAGCAGAAGCAGCCCGGAGCTTCCGGCCGCGGTAAAGTCAGGCCGCCGAGCATCACTGCCATGTCCG TCCACTCTGTCGGCCATGCAGCTGTCTCGTCTCCACTCGTCCACTCAGGCTCCGGTGACGGCGAGGGTTTTGTTGCGTCGCTCTTCCTCCCGCCGCCTTCTTCCATCACCTATGGAGGCCGCTGTGCCCACCTCAGAGCGCAGGCAATCTCTCATACCCACAATCCCCGAGGTTGTGCCATCTGAGAGGCGGGGACAGTTCAGAAGACGTAATGTCATGTCGCTG AGTGATGCTTATAGTGTGTGTCTGATCTGTCATAATGACTTAAATAACGGCGCTGGTGGCACCAGAGAGCTACAGTGCACACACACCTTCCACAAAGAG TGTATCGAGGAGTGGTTGTGGAGGAAACAGTGCTGTCCAACATGTCACGTTCAGGTGTCCATGCCACAGCCATCTTACTGGAGCTCCAGCAGGGTCATAATCCCCTAA
- the sft2d2b gene encoding SFT2 domain containing 2b, translating into MDKLKKVLSGQDDGNADGSGILERANQASTLSWGTRVKGFLICFILGVVCSILGTCLLWVPGFGLAVFAVLYSLGNICALSSTMFLMGPCRQLKTMWAKERVLATIIMLVCLVLTLCAAFWWKNNGLALLFCILQFLAFTWYGLSYIPFARDAIIKLFSLCI; encoded by the exons ATGGATAAATTGAAGAAGGTTTTGAGCGGGCAGGATGATGGGAACGCAGATGGGAGCGGCATACTGGAG AGAGCCAATCAGGCATCGACGCTGTCCTGGGGGACACGGGTGAAGGGTTTCCTGATCTGCTTCATTTTAGGAGTTGTATGCTCCATCCTG GGTACCTGCTTGTTGTGGGTCCCTGGCTTTGGTCTCGCTGTGTTTGCTGTCCTCTACAGTCTGGGAAACATCTGCGCTCTGTCCAG caccATGTTCCTGATGGGTCCGTGCCGGCAGCTGAAGACCATGTGGGCTAAAGAGCGAGTGCTCGCCACCATCATCATGCTG GTGTGTCTGGTGCTGACGCTCTGTGCTGCGTTCTGG TGGAAGAACAACGGCCTCGCTCTGCTCTTCTGTATCCTGCAGTTTCTGGCCTTCACCTG GTATGGCCTCTCATACATCCCATTCGCCAG agatGCCATCATAAAATTATTCTCACTATGCATCTAG